The DNA segment CCGAACGCCGGGGTTGCCGGCAAGAATCTCGTCATAGCCCCAACTCAGCAGTCCCATGCCGAACATTATCTGCATGTCGAGCTTGCCGGCGGCTTTTATGAGCCTCCGGGCCATTCGGACGCGTTCTTCGTCTTGAAAGGCGCTCTTGATGTCCGGCGGATATCCATAGGTGGCAAAGAGGCCCCACACATCCAGGAAGTTGAAGCCCGCCTCGGATTGAACCTCGAGCGCGCGGACCAGGCCGTCGAGCGTCAACTCGTCAAACTGGGGTGCGGGCCAATTCTGCAACGGCAGAGGCTCATTCCGCATATCATTGATCCATGCGCCAAATGCAACCCGGTACGTATAGCCTTGTCCGTTCTTTATGGTATCGGCCTGCCTGTCTGGAGAGCGGGACAGCCCGGCCCCGCGTTTGCCGATTGCCATGGCCGCTCCTGCCGCGGCCATCTTGAGGATGGTTCTCCGGTCCATGATATCTCACCTCCCGCCCTATCGCGGCGCTTACAGACGGTCGCAACCTCGATTATCTATTCTGGCATCAGTGTGCTGGAGAAATCACGCGACACGCGGCAGGCTGTGTTCATGCCTACCATCGTGCACGATGCTCTTCGGCCCAGCCGACGACGCCATCCACGGGTATGGTCCTGCCGTCCGCGTGAAGGGTTCCGTAGTAACGGCCGAACACCTGATGCACTGTTGAACGGATAACCAGCAGGTTCGTGTCGCCGGCTCGCTCGTAGAACGGCTTGAACTCAAGGTGGACTGCGCCGCTTGATTCCGAGGTCATGCGCCATGGCCGCATGAAGGCACGCTCGCACTCGAGGAGAGCCGCGACGGCTGGACCATCCTCGCTGTGACGTTCCCGGCCGCGCCGCTTGATGACGTCCCGGATCCTCCGAAGAAACAGCAAAGGGATTAGAAGCCGCGAGCAGCTGGCTCTTCCAGGAGGTAGACGCTCCACGGCCGTGTGCGCAACTCCCCATCGGACACCAGGAAGGTGTCGCCAGTCATCAACTCACGGCCTCGTGCGCCCGCAGGGACGGGCCAGTCGAATGTTTCGAAGCTGAAAAGCACCCGTGTACGGCCTGTAGGATCCGCCCATGCCACTCCTTGCCAGGTATCCCCTTCGCCGAGCACGAACCGGCGCTTCAGGAGGGGCAGCACCTCGCGATAGGCGAAATTAACTCGTATTATCCGGTCACGGGCTTCGCCGGGCAGCGCTTCAAAATCGCGCGGGACCCGCATCTCCATGACGCCTTTCGAGGCGAGTGTCCGGAAGTACGAATCGGGATCGTAACGTTTCGAAGGGTCCCCGTGGTTGTAGAGAAAGTAGTAGCGGAGGTATTCGCGCCCCAAGACGCCATTGAGTCCCGAACTGCGCGTGGATAGTCCGAAGGGGCCGCAGTCCTCTTTCATGAGAAAGTTGTACCCCATTCGCTGCATGGCGTGCTGCAATTCGACGAGTTCGCTCAGTTGCGGATAGGGCGCGGCGTCGCTCATATCGCGATCGGCCCCAAAAGCGCAGTAGGAATCGGCCCACACGCCATCAATCCCGGTTTGCGCGCGCAAACGCCGGTAGGCATCCTGCATGTACTGGCGGAAACCCGCCGCGAGGTCCATGCCCATCAGAGTCACGTAGCCGCGGTTGTTCACCCGGCCCTCCGCGTCGAACATCAGCCAGCCGGGGTGCGCGCGGACAACAGGCGAGCAGACGGATTGGTGGGCTGGCGCAGACCATATGGCCACCTTGATGCCTCGGTCATGGGCTTTCTTCACCATGTAGGCCAAGCCCGGTTCGCCGCCGAGTTTGGGGCTGATGCGCAAGCCCCATGGGCTGCATACGCTCGTCGTGGCGAAGCTTCCCGGGGGACACTCGGCCTCGGCATGATCGATGTCTGTGTCCAGCACAGCCCGGAGTTCAATAACCCCAATGCCCCAAGCCGCGGCCTTTGGGACCACCTCGTTCGCGAAGCGATACAGCCAGGAATCCTGGAATTTTGGCGGCGCCATGGCTTTGCGCTGCTCAGGAGTGATGGCGCACTCCAACCCCGGCGTGTCGAACTGTTGATGAAACAGCACCGGGAGCGGTTCGGTGAGCTTGGCGCCCGCCTGGTCATTTAGACCGCCGACAACGCGGTCCCAAGCCCAAGTCCACTCGTTGATCGCGTCCCACTTGTCAGAGAGCCCGGCCGGACGAAAAACCCAGGACTTCACGGGAGTCACCAGGCCGCCCCTGGGGCCGGCGTTCACCGGGATGGCGGAATGGAGCACAATCCGGTCACCAACCTGAGATTCGCCGACCTCGGAACAGGAGACACGATCGAAAAAGCTCAGGGTTGTCCCTCGTGTTCCGCCCAGAAAGAAGAACGGTTGTTGCCGTGCACCGTACTTGCGCTTCGACATGCTGTAGGGCTGGCTCGGGTCTGCCTGAAGGCTTAGCCGGAACTCCTCTTCGTTTTTGTCATCGGTCTGGTTTCCCCGCTGCTGAAACCGCCAGTCGCCCTCGGCAAAAGCGACCGGCTCGTCCACCTCTATTTCATACACGCGGCCGACGTCGTAGAGACGCAGCTGCCAGCTCACGCCCGCATAGTCTCCCGCGTGCGTTCGAGTGGCGGCGGGCGCAAGCCACCATTCGGCGCGGCCGGAGGACAGCGTTACGTCAATGACAACAGCCTTCTTTTGCTGCCGCCATCCGGCGAAACGGCCCTTGAGCGGGACCTGGGCCGTCCTGATTTTGCCGCGACTGGGAAACGTCTGTTGTTCACCCGTCGCGGCACGTTCGGCGAGATAGGCGTCAAGGTCGGCGATGGGCGCGATCTCCCCGCCCACAATCGCCGTCATCACCGGAGGCGCAACCTCTCCGGACGGGGCCGCGAGGATCAGAATGCCGCCGACGGCGACGTATGAAAGCCCGAGGACCTCCCCGTCCTTCATCGCCAATGTGGCTTCGGCCCTTGGGCATCCTGGAAACGAGACGCGGATCTCCGCGTTCGACACGGACACCTCGGGCCGGGCAGGTGGGCCAACTGCAGCCCCGGTGGAACGGGGCGCGCAGGTCTGGAGCAGCAAGAGGCAGAAAAGGGAGTAAGAGACGCGCGTCATGATCCGAAGAAGCTGACCCGGCTCATCCACTTGTAACCTCTGGCTTGGCCACTCCTCAAGGGCCGCGGAAATTCAGAATGTTTTGCCTACATCGTCGATAATGATAGCGGAATTGAATCAGAACGCGCTGGTGGTATTCAACCACGAATGCTGGTCAGGAGCGAGACCTTTCACGGTCGTCTGCTGTGATTTCGGACGTTCCAACATCCCGTTGGCCCCTTGACTCGCCCCCGGGTCGCTACTATTTGTACAGCTGGAATTCCCAAATGGTGGGGACATCGTTTGCCTTGAGGATGTTAAGGCGCACCTTTGAGGCGGCGACAGGGTCAAAGGTGAGTTCCAGACGGCCAACTCGGGTGCCCTGGGCGAAAGTCTGCCACGCCTGCCCGTCCCACGCCTGCAGTTCGAACGCTTCGATTCGGTTCCAGCCCTGTTCGTTGATGACGGCGCGGGTAAAGGTGGTTTCGTTCCCGAGGTCAACCTCGAGCCAGCCTCCGCGGCTGTCGGGGGCCGCACCCCAGCGGGTGCCCTCGTCTTCGTCCAGCGCCATCTCGGGTTCGTAACCGGGCCCCCAGGTACTCGATGCGGTAATCTTCCTGCCAAAAGTAAGCGCCCCCGAGGGGATGGGAATGGGCTCGATCTCCCGCGCGGGGCCGTCAATCTTCAACACAATGATCGTGTCAAGTTCCTGGCGGCAAGCCGGCGGCACTTCGACCGTGACGCCGTCTTCAGACTGCGTCACCGTAACCGTGCCGCCGGTAAGAAGGGAACTTGCAAGTATCTTCTTCGGGAGAGGCGGCAGTTGCAGCGTTTCGGCCGGCCATGCGAGCACATGCAGGTAGACGGTCCCGTCACGATGCGTAGCGCCGCCCCACTTCGCCGACTTCCAAGGGCCGCCGCGCGTGCGGTAGATGCTGTCGCCATACTGCTTGAGCCACTGGCCGAGCTCGCGGAACCGCTCGACCTGCCGCGGCTCGATCTGGCCGTCGGGCATTGGGTTGGTGTTGAGCGCCAGGTTGCCGTCGCGCACTGCGCAGGTAACCAGCGTGTCAACGCATTCCTTGAGGGACTTGATGTTGTCGTCGGGCTTCCACGACCACTGGGTGCCGAGGGTCATGCAGGTCTCCCAGGGACGCTCGGGCTGGAAACGTCCAAGTTTCTGTTCGGGCGTATCAAAGTCCCCCGGGAGTCCGCAGCGGTTATTGATGATCAGGTGGGGCTGGAGCTGGCGTGCCATCTTGAAGAGGTTCTCGGAATCCCAGTCTTCGGGTTTGCCTCCCAGGTCGAACCAAAGGCCGTCAATGCGCCCGTAATTGGTCAGGATCTCGCGAACCTGTCCGTGGAGGTAGGAGATGTACCGCGCGTGGTTCGCCGTGCGGTAGTCGGGATGGTGCCAGTCGGGCTGCGAATAGTAAACGATGAGTTTGATGCCTGCTTCATGGCACGCATCGGCGATGTCCTTGAACACATCCACCTTCCATGCGGATTCGGGGCCGGTGATTCGGTAGTCGGTGAGCTTTGTGTCGAACAGGCAGAAGCCGTCGTGGTGTTTGACGAGGAAGATGATGTAACGCGCACCGGCATCCTGGGCAACTTTCACCCATTCGCGGGCGTTGAATTTCTCCGGCATCCATGTCTTGTAGAGATTGTCGTAGACCTCGACGGGCGTTGGCCCGCGTCCGCCTTCGGTCTGGCCGGGCCGTGCTTTGCCGCGCGACCAGCCGATCTCGAGGCCCGTAAGCGTGACCGGCCCCCAGCAGACGAACATGCCGAATCGCATATCTTTCCAAGCTTCGACGATTTCCGGTCTCGCCTGCAACATGTCCCAATCCGGCCGGGAGATCTCTGGAACTGCCTGGTTCAGCGTGCCGGCGTCAGCATCGGCAGCCCATGATGTCATATTCGGCCAGAGGAGCCCTATTGCCAAGGCGCCCAGCACTTTTACAATCCACGCTGCCTTCATGGCAAGTCCTCCCTCGTCATTTGGTTCAATCTCTTGCTCGGACCTCCTGATCCACCCGGTTCATTTTCGTGGAGGCGGTTCCCCCTTATCAAATCATGACATCGGCCCCAAGATGGCAGTCGAAGGGGTAATGGCGGAGGGCGTATGATTGCACTGCCGGTACGGGGCCCTCTGAGGTGGCGGGTTTATTGGGTCACGAGTTGGGGAGATGCGAGATGAGTATTGGAAGAAGGGCGTTTTGCTTAGGCCTGGGTTCGGCTGCGGCGTGGTGTGCCGGGCGGCGGTGCTTTGCCCAGGAAGCAGACGGCGCGGCGGTTTTTCTGCCCGCGGACATGGATCCCGCGGGGGGGTACACGGTGAAGCCTCCGGCACAGTTCCTTTTTACGGATTTCCGGCATATAGACCCCGGCGACCTCAATTGGCTTTCGCCCGAAGGCGCGGCGTTGCCCGTGGCGGGTCCGCCGGACCCGCCGGTGCCCGCGGTGGCTAGCCTGGGTTTGGTAGCCCGGGGCATCCGGCTGGTCGCACAAAGGGCGGGGAAAGAAGGGCCTGTCGATGGCCTTCCAGGCCGGGTTCTGCATGACGGCGGCCTATACCGTTCCTGGTCGCTTCAGACCAACTATCCGGCGGGAGGCAATCTGGGTTCCTACTCGAACGCGCCTGCGGAGTCCCTCACGGTTCAATACAGCGAGTCCAACGATGGCTACGCATGGAGCGGACGCGAGGTGTGCCGTGTGCCCGTTCAGGGGGTGACGGGCATCGACGGCGATTTTGTGTTCATTGATCCTCACGGCCCCGCGGAAGAACGCTATAAGTGCATTTACAATGCGCGGGTCCTTTCGGCGCCCGGCGCCTTGTGGAGCCAGTACGAGAAAGTTCACCCCCGCCATCGGGACATCCGGTTGAGCGCGGACTATATCTACTGCCTGTTCGGGATGACCTCGCCGGACGGTGTGAATTGGACGCCCATCCCGGAGCCGCTGCTCATTCATAAAGGCGACACGGATAATACCGTCTACTACGACGACTGGCTCGGCAAGTATGTCTTATACACGCGTCTGTACTCGATGCAGCGCCGGATGGTGGCCCGGGCGGAGTCGGACGATTTCCGTCACTGGACGCCCGTGGAGCCGGTGGTCTGGCCGAATCTTGAAGATCCGCCATCGTACGATGTGTACACCAACGGGCGGACCTGCTACCCAGGATTGCCGGAGCATCATCTGATGTTCCCGTTCTATTACCGCCGTTATACACAGACCTCGGAGGTCCACCTGCTCTCGAGCATTGACGGCAGCCACTGGGACCGGGTCCCCGGCGGGCCGGTAATCGAGCCGGGCGACCCGGGCGACTGGGACGGCGAATTCATTGTGGCGGGAAAGGGCCTCGTCCCGCTCGGGACGGATCGGATTGCGATACCCTATTCGGGCAGCACGCATCCGCACAAGTATCCCCGCTGGCCGGGCGTCATATCCCACGCTGCGGGATGGGCCTCCTGGCCTTCGGGCCGTTTGAGCGCGTTGGTGGCCGGCGAAGAAGGCGAGTTCTGCACGTTCGGGGTCGAGGTAACGGGCGCCGAGCTCAAGGTCAACGCCAACATCCGCCGGGCCGGCGAGCTTCGGGTCGGATTGCGCGGCGTTGAAGGCCGAACCGCGGGGGATTGCGACCCGCTCACCGGCAACGAAACCGCGCACACGATAACATGGAGAGGCTCTTCATCCCTTGGCATCGAGCCCGGCCAGCGTGTCTGTCTCCACTTCCGGCTGCGGTCGGCTGAGCTGTTCGGGTTCTCGTGGGCATAGGGAGCCGTGTTACAGCGTGAGCGGAGACGGCCACGCCATAGCGAACATCCAATGCGCGAGATGCGACGTGCAATGCCGTTGTGAATGGGGAGCACCGGGCGTAGGATACATGCTTCAGTAGAGACAGGGCCTTGAGGAGGGAATTCAGCATGATCGTTGGTGTCTGGGCAATTGTGGCGCAGGCCGTTCTTTCGCCGGCAGACGAGACTGCCGCCGCCACTCCCGTTGTGGCGGGTGTGCACGTTTTGCAAGGCTCGGTAAACACGGGTGTTCTTGTGAGTGATGGGGCGGCACTGCTTATCGATTGCAGCGAAGAAGTTACGCCGGACCGCTTGAGAGCCCTGGGTGTGGAACGGGTCGAGATGGCCTGCATGACACAGCACCGAAGACCGAACGCGATGGGCGCCTACCGGTTTGTTGAGCAGGACGGCGCAGATGTCGTGGTCTCCGAGAGAGACCGGCGTCTGTTCGATGACGCGGGTTCCTACTGGAGCGACTGGCACAATCGCTGGCACATTTATCACATGCAGCCGGGCCCGCAGGTGCTACCCCGCCCCATGAAAGTGGCGCGCACGGTGAAAGATGGCGATTCGGTGGAGTGGCGCGGCTTCACTCTGCATGTGCTGGAAACGCCGGGCGCCACGGAAGGCGCCGTCTCATACTATGTGGACGTGGCTGGAAGGCGGGTAGCGTTCATCGGCGACACGCTGTACGGCCCCGGACAGATTCTGGACCTCTTTTCGTTGCAGAAGGGGTTCAGAAAGGTGGGCGACTACCATG comes from the Candidatus Hydrogenedentota bacterium genome and includes:
- a CDS encoding alpha-L-fucosidase; protein product: MKAAWIVKVLGALAIGLLWPNMTSWAADADAGTLNQAVPEISRPDWDMLQARPEIVEAWKDMRFGMFVCWGPVTLTGLEIGWSRGKARPGQTEGGRGPTPVEVYDNLYKTWMPEKFNAREWVKVAQDAGARYIIFLVKHHDGFCLFDTKLTDYRITGPESAWKVDVFKDIADACHEAGIKLIVYYSQPDWHHPDYRTANHARYISYLHGQVREILTNYGRIDGLWFDLGGKPEDWDSENLFKMARQLQPHLIINNRCGLPGDFDTPEQKLGRFQPERPWETCMTLGTQWSWKPDDNIKSLKECVDTLVTCAVRDGNLALNTNPMPDGQIEPRQVERFRELGQWLKQYGDSIYRTRGGPWKSAKWGGATHRDGTVYLHVLAWPAETLQLPPLPKKILASSLLTGGTVTVTQSEDGVTVEVPPACRQELDTIIVLKIDGPAREIEPIPIPSGALTFGRKITASSTWGPGYEPEMALDEDEGTRWGAAPDSRGGWLEVDLGNETTFTRAVINEQGWNRIEAFELQAWDGQAWQTFAQGTRVGRLELTFDPVAASKVRLNILKANDVPTIWEFQLYK
- a CDS encoding DUF2804 family protein, whose translation is MRPWRMTSESSGAVHLEFKPFYERAGDTNLLVIRSTVHQVFGRYYGTLHADGRTIPVDGVVGWAEEHRARW